One Cryptomeria japonica chromosome 9, Sugi_1.0, whole genome shotgun sequence genomic window carries:
- the LOC131058287 gene encoding probable carboxylesterase 15: protein MGIEKEIQVPNLVEDFAGALKLYDDGTIIRTDQDNLIVNVPPSLQNQDVKSRDVVINEELGIWVRFFLPSPKPASSKLSLALFFHGGGFCFLSPSFLASHSFCQKWAATLGIMIVSVNYRWAPENRLPAAYEDSMAVLQWLFSASDPWLNYHADLSNVFLIGESSGGNIIHHLLMRAHACDSFDNIRGAILIQPFFGGKDRTHSENVCPRDVLVNVEACDTFWRLALPFEAHGNRDHPFSNPVMYFPLELSSVIGFPPMLVVLGGKDCLRDRGEEYYEAIKVCGKCKSIDLIVFEKEEHGFHLSFNETDPDNQEYSNNGRLMHEAALFVSSNSH from the coding sequence ATGGGCATAGAGAAAGAAATTCAAGTACCAAATTTGGTGGAAGACTTTGCAGGGGCACTAAAACTTTATGATGATGGAACCATCATTCGCACCGATCAGGACAATCTCATTGTGAACGTTCCTCCCTCCCTACAAAACCAAGATGTTAAAAGTAGAGATGTTGTAATAAACGAGGAATTGGGCATTTGGGTTCGCTTCTTCCTCCCCTCCCCTAAGCCCGCCTCCTCTAAGCTATCTCTTGCTCTCTTCTTCCATGGCGGTGGCTTTTGTTTCCTTTCTCCTTCATTTCTTGCTTCCCACTCCTTTTGCCAAAAGTGGGCTGCCACCTTAGGAATAATGATAGTTTCAGTGAATTACAGATGGGCTCCAGAGAATCGCCTTCCTGCAGCTTATGAGGACTCCATGGCTGTACTCCAATGGCTTTTCTCCGCCTCTGATCCATGGCTCAATTACCACGCTGATCTCAGCAATGTGTTTCTTATTGGGGAGAGCTCAGGAGGGAATATAATCCATCATCTTCTTATGCGAGCCCATGCTTGTGATTCCTTTGACAATATTAGAGGAGCGATTCTGATTCAGCCCTTCTTTGGAGGGAAAGATCGTACCCACTCGGAGAATGTGTGTCCAAGGGATGTTTTGGTGAATGTGGAGGCTTGTGATACATTTTGGAGATTGGCTTTGCCATTTGAAGCGCATGGAAATAGAGATCACCCATTCAGCAATCCAGTCATGTATTTTCCTTTGGAGTTGAGTAGCGTAATTGGGTTTCCTCCCATGTTGGTTGTTTTGGGAGGCAAGGATTGTTTGAGGGATAGAGGAGAAGAGTACTACGAGGCTATCAAAGTCTGTGGGAAGTGTAAGAGTATTGATTTGATTGTGTTTGAGAAGGAAGAACATGGGTTTCATCTTTCTTTCAATGAAACAGACCCTGATAATCAGGAGTACTCCAACAATGGCAGATTAATGCACGAGGCGGCTCTATTTGTGTCTTCCAACAGCCATTGA